CCCTCTCTTCCCAAGGAAGAGGACCATGGAAAGGGTTGGTGATGCGTGTACCTGCTTCGCCCCCTCACCCTAACCCTCTCCCCGCAGGGGCGAGGGGACTATAGAAGAACACTTAACCGAAAGAATCATCATGAGCTTCGATGCCAACCTGGATGCTTTGAACGTGGAACTTCCGCCGGCCCCTAAGGCAATGGGTTTGTACAAGCCAGCGGTCACGGTCGGCAACCTGGTTTACCTCTCGGGACATGGCCCTTTGAGCCCCGACGGTTCGCTTCAGCTCGGCAAAGTGGGCGTCGATGTCGATCAGGACACGGCCAACGCCGCCGCTCGTCAAACCGGGCTGGCCATGCTCGCCACGTTGAAGGCGCACCTGGGCAGCCTCGACAAGATCAAGCGTCTGGTGAAGACCTTCGGCATGGTCAACTGCGAAGATACATTCACGCAGCAGCCGGCGGTGATCAACGGTTTCAGCGAACTGATGAAGCAGGTCTTCGGCGAAGATTGCGGCATCGCCGCACGTAGCGCCATCGGCGTGAATGCCCTGCCAGCTGGTATGACCGTGGAAATCGAAGCGATCTTCGAATTGAACGACTAACACAACTCCTGTCCCCTCTCCCTGCGAGGGAGAGGGGACAGGAAGACTTCGCTCCCACAAGAACACCCCCACACCTTTCTCGGATCCACCATGGAACGCGAGTTTTACGATCGAGCAGAGAGCATTCGTCAGCGACTCCTTCAGTTAAAGGACTCTCTTTGACTACGCTGCCAAGCAGCAGCAACTGCAGGAAATTGAAGAGCGGATGTCGGCCTCCGATTTCTGGAACAACCAGGAGAAAGCCCAGGAAACGGTCGGCCAGATGAAGTCGCTCAAGAGCCTGGTCGAACCGATGGAAGAGTGCCTGTCGGGTATCGAAGACCTGGAAGTCATGCTCGAAATGGCCGAGGAAGATGCATCCCTGGCCGCGGAAGTTCCCGGCACGATCGAGAAACTGGAAAACGACCTGGAAACGCTCGAGCTCAAAGCGCTGCTCGATGGACCGTACGACAATTGCGGCGCGATCGTCACGATCAACGCGCGCGATGGTGGTACCGATGCCAACGACTGGGCAGAAATGATGCTCACGATGTATGGTCGTTGGGCGGATCAGAACGAGTACGACGTCGAACTGATCGACCGCACCGACAACGAAGAGGCTGGCATCAACAATGCCACCTTCGTCGTTCGCGGGCCCATGGCTTACGGTTACCTGAAAGGGGAAACCGGCATGCATCGCCTGGTGCGGATCAGCCCGTTCAACTCGGAAGGCAAACGCCAGACAAGCTTCGCAGCGGTCGACGTTTCGCCTGAGATTCCCGATAGCGAAGAAGTCGATATCGATGAAGACGACGTACGTGTCGACACGTTCCGGGCCAGCGGTGCTGGTGGTCAGCACGTGAACAAGACCGACAGCGCTATTCGCTTGACGCATATTCCCACCGGCATTGTCGTGCAGTGCCAACAGGAACGCAGTCAGCATAAGAACCGGGCCCAGGCCTGGAAGATGCTGCGTTCGCGAATCGCGCGCGTCGAGGAAGAACGTCGCGAAAGCCAACAGGCCGAAAAGTATAAGACCCAAGCCAAGGTCGGTTTCGGCTCGCAGATTCGCAATTACTTCCTGCACCCCGATCAGCGCGTGAAGGATGCCCGGACCGGCTATTACATGGGCAGCTTCCATAGCGTCATGAACGGCGAAATCCAAGGCTTCCTCGATGCCTACCTACGCTGGCGAGTCGGGCAGGAATCGCCGCAGAACTAACCACCAGGAACATCAACTCGTGTCAGAATCGTCCACCGATGCCGAGGGCTTTTTCGTTGAATCCATTCGCGAAGATGGCGTCGGCCTGTTCATTAATTTCGTGAAGCAGAAAGATCGCTTCGGTCACATCATCGCCTTGGTCCAGGGGGACGAATGCATCCCGCTGTTCGTTTCCATCGAAGGGGACGACCAGGAGCCGTGGCCGGAGAGTCCTCCGTTTCAAGAGATCCACCTGGAAGAACGCAAGGAAGGAACGGTCGCCCTGCTGGTGGGAATGGCGGGCGATAGCCACTGGTCGGCAGCGGTCGAACCGATGGCCGAGCCAGGCGGAATTCATTTCTCGGTCGCGTGCCGCATGAAGGACTACCCGATGCGGATTTGCAGCCACTACGGCAGTGCGATGGAAGACGAGATCGATCCCAAACTGGAACGGGATGGCCCATGGGTTTGGAACATCAACGGCAGCGAAGTGTGTGTGGATGTGATTGCTCAAGAGCAATTCCCCACGCCTGAGCTACCGGCGTCGGCCAATGGTTTCGAGGTAAACGCTTCGCTCGACGGCGAACCGTTCCCGAAGACGATCCAATGGCGTTATCAGATTTGGGTGCGATAACGTTTAGAAATCGGTCGCGCTGAACGTCGCCCCCAGCGACATGGCTCCACAACTGTTCCCGCAATCTCCGCGAACAGTTTCCAGGAGATCGGTCATCAGGTCCTGCATCTTCGAGACCGTACCAATAACCATCGCAGCGTGTTCATCTTCCGAGCGAACTTCCACGTCGTTGGTCAACTGACGCGACGTTTCCGCGAGAAGTTTGGCCGCTAATTCCAGTCGTTTCGACGACGAACTCGAAGCGTTGCCGGCCACGCCAGGCAGGCCGCTCTGTTTCCAGGTTGTGTTGGCAAGCCACCGCAAAATGCTTTGCCGACTGAGGATCCCCAGGGCCTTGCCGTTCTCGGTGATCAAGACGGTACGAATCGAAACACGATTCAGAAATTCCCAGACAACACTCAAAGGAATGTTCGGCGGGTAGCAGATCAGGTTCTTCCGCATCACTTCGGCGATAGTGATCTCATGAGGATTCGGCCGGCTGGCAACCGACATCAAATCCTTCTCCGAGACAATCCCCACCAGGTTGCCATCGTGGTCGACGACCGGT
The Blastopirellula marina genome window above contains:
- the prfB gene encoding peptide chain release factor 2 (programmed frameshift), producing MEREFYDRAESIRQRLLQLKDSLDYAAKQQQLQEIEERMSASDFWNNQEKAQETVGQMKSLKSLVEPMEECLSGIEDLEVMLEMAEEDASLAAEVPGTIEKLENDLETLELKALLDGPYDNCGAIVTINARDGGTDANDWAEMMLTMYGRWADQNEYDVELIDRTDNEEAGINNATFVVRGPMAYGYLKGETGMHRLVRISPFNSEGKRQTSFAAVDVSPEIPDSEEVDIDEDDVRVDTFRASGAGGQHVNKTDSAIRLTHIPTGIVVQCQQERSQHKNRAQAWKMLRSRIARVEEERRESQQAEKYKTQAKVGFGSQIRNYFLHPDQRVKDARTGYYMGSFHSVMNGEIQGFLDAYLRWRVGQESPQN
- a CDS encoding RidA family protein; translated protein: MSFDANLDALNVELPPAPKAMGLYKPAVTVGNLVYLSGHGPLSPDGSLQLGKVGVDVDQDTANAAARQTGLAMLATLKAHLGSLDKIKRLVKTFGMVNCEDTFTQQPAVINGFSELMKQVFGEDCGIAARSAIGVNALPAGMTVEIEAIFELND